In Agromyces archimandritae, one genomic interval encodes:
- a CDS encoding ATP-binding cassette domain-containing protein: MLEADVKRFGYRRGECQLAEVAVSLAGGRAVLLGPNGAGKTTLLRVLAGVHGYDGTLRLDGETVRPNRSRPRRYRAAVGWLPQHVTPFPGLTAREHVSYIGWLKGLTPRAAASRALSALTQVGLEGKANERAERLSGGQMRRLGIAGVLVHDARYLLLDEPTAGLDPRERDRLVAVLRDIERTRSVLVSTHDTAALIEPSSRVLLLHDGRLRFDGTADQFTERHHHGTPAARLQAAYSSFVPEE; encoded by the coding sequence GTGCTCGAAGCGGATGTGAAACGGTTCGGGTATCGTCGTGGCGAATGCCAGCTGGCGGAAGTAGCGGTGTCGCTCGCGGGCGGGCGCGCGGTGCTCTTGGGCCCGAACGGAGCCGGCAAGACGACCTTGCTGCGAGTGCTCGCCGGGGTGCACGGCTACGACGGCACGCTCCGCCTCGACGGTGAGACGGTGCGCCCGAACCGATCGCGGCCACGCCGGTATCGCGCCGCCGTCGGCTGGTTGCCGCAACATGTGACCCCCTTCCCGGGGCTGACGGCTCGCGAACACGTCTCTTACATTGGGTGGTTGAAGGGCCTAACGCCGCGCGCTGCAGCCAGCCGGGCACTCAGTGCCCTGACGCAGGTCGGCCTGGAGGGCAAAGCGAACGAACGGGCCGAGCGGCTCTCCGGTGGGCAGATGCGCCGCCTTGGCATCGCCGGGGTACTTGTGCATGACGCACGCTACCTTCTCCTTGACGAACCGACTGCCGGCTTGGATCCGCGCGAGCGCGACCGACTCGTCGCCGTTCTCCGCGACATTGAACGTACTCGATCCGTGTTGGTGTCAACACACGACACTGCCGCGCTCATCGAACCCAGCTCTCGCGTCCTCCTCCTACACGACGGTCGACTGCGTTTCGACGGTACGGCCGATCAGTTCACCGAGCGACATCACCACGGCACGCCCGCCGCACGTCTCCAAGCCGCCTATTCCTCGTTCGTGCCAGAGGAGTGA
- a CDS encoding Nramp family divalent metal transporter: MPKTIDDAVDAGSNGIRTRRRRAPKPVTTARAAWLIGPALVAGVAYLDPGNVASNMTAGAQYGYLLVWVVVLGNIMAWLIQYLSAKLGIVTGRSLPEMLGSRIRNAWGRRAYWLQAELVAMATDLAEIIGGAVALNLLFGIPLIWGGLITGAVSMVLLAVQSRRGPRTFEFVIIGLLAIIAVGFTVGVFIAPPDPGGMLDGLVPRFVDTNSVLLAASILGATIMPHAIYAHSALSRDRFAGPAEGGRAGTGGGAAAAGAASGERPGASTTRMLPGTATRLPTDRLLRATRVDVTVAMAIAGTVNLCMLLLAAVNLSGVDGTDSLEGAHAALEHALGPVIAALFAIGLLASGLASTSVGAYAGAEIMHGLLRVRIPLLLRRLISLAPAIALLAAGFDPTVSLVLSQVVLSFGIPFALVPLVRLTARGEVLGRWRNHWGTTAAGVAASVFLIALNAVLLWLVFTGAG, from the coding sequence ATGCCGAAAACTATCGACGACGCCGTGGATGCCGGGAGCAACGGCATCCGCACCCGACGCCGCCGCGCGCCGAAGCCCGTGACGACCGCCCGCGCCGCCTGGCTCATCGGCCCCGCCCTCGTCGCCGGGGTCGCCTACCTCGACCCGGGCAACGTCGCGAGCAACATGACCGCGGGCGCCCAGTACGGGTACCTGCTCGTCTGGGTCGTCGTGCTCGGCAACATCATGGCCTGGCTCATCCAGTACCTCTCGGCCAAGCTCGGCATCGTCACCGGGCGGAGCCTGCCCGAAATGCTGGGCTCGCGCATCCGCAACGCCTGGGGCCGGCGCGCATACTGGCTGCAGGCCGAACTCGTCGCGATGGCCACCGACCTCGCCGAGATCATCGGCGGTGCCGTCGCACTGAACCTGCTCTTCGGCATCCCGCTCATCTGGGGCGGCCTCATCACCGGAGCCGTGTCGATGGTGCTGCTCGCAGTGCAATCGCGGCGGGGGCCGCGCACCTTCGAGTTCGTCATCATCGGGCTGCTCGCGATCATCGCCGTCGGCTTCACGGTCGGCGTCTTCATCGCCCCGCCCGACCCGGGCGGCATGCTCGACGGGCTCGTGCCGCGCTTCGTCGACACGAACTCCGTGCTGCTGGCCGCATCCATCCTCGGCGCGACGATCATGCCGCATGCGATCTACGCCCACTCGGCGCTCTCCCGCGACCGCTTCGCCGGGCCGGCCGAAGGCGGCCGTGCGGGCACCGGCGGCGGGGCGGCCGCGGCGGGCGCAGCCTCGGGCGAGCGCCCCGGGGCATCCACCACGCGGATGCTGCCCGGCACCGCGACCCGCCTGCCCACCGACCGCCTGCTGCGGGCGACGCGCGTCGACGTCACCGTCGCGATGGCGATCGCCGGAACCGTGAACCTCTGCATGCTGCTGCTGGCGGCGGTGAACCTCTCCGGCGTCGATGGAACCGACAGCCTCGAAGGCGCGCACGCCGCGCTCGAGCACGCCCTCGGCCCGGTCATCGCCGCCCTCTTCGCGATCGGGCTGCTCGCCTCGGGGCTCGCCTCGACCTCGGTCGGCGCGTACGCGGGCGCCGAGATCATGCACGGACTGCTGCGTGTGCGGATCCCGCTGCTGCTGCGCCGCCTCATCTCGCTCGCGCCGGCGATCGCGCTGCTCGCGGCGGGCTTCGATCCGACCGTGTCGCTCGTGCTCAGCCAGGTCGTGCTCTCGTTCGGCATCCCCTTCGCGCTCGTGCCGCTCGTCCGGCTGACGGCCCGCGGCGAGGTCCTCGGACGTTGGCGCAACCATTGGGGGACGACCGCTGCCGGCGTCGCCGCGTCCGTGTTCCTCATCGCGCTGAACGCCGTGCTGCTCTGGCTCGTGTTCACCGGGGCCGGGTGA
- a CDS encoding IS481 family transposase translates to MTHANAPLTPEGRRRLAVLIVDDGWTVRRAAERFQCSPATASRWARRYRAGLPLTDRSSRPHSSPGRLPRKTERRILALRFVRRWGPHRIAYHLGLHRSTVGRVLARYRMPKLANIDQATGLPVRKPKPVRYEVAKPGQLVHVDIKKQGRIPDGGGWRVHGRGSAQDRHAGLARDKAARAGAAGSRGYRYLHHAVDDYSRVAYSEILDDERKETAAGFWNRANAFFTGLGVTVTAVMTDNGACYRSHAFADALGENVKHKWTKPYRPQTNGKVERFNRTLAAEWAYAKPYTSEAERTAAYDTWLHDYNHHRPHTGIGGQTPSQRVHNVTGKYS, encoded by the coding sequence GTGACTCACGCTAACGCGCCCTTGACGCCGGAGGGGCGTCGACGTCTTGCCGTTCTGATCGTCGATGACGGTTGGACTGTCCGCCGTGCGGCCGAACGCTTTCAGTGTTCGCCGGCGACGGCATCTCGGTGGGCTCGCCGGTACCGCGCCGGCCTGCCGCTGACCGACCGTAGTTCGAGGCCTCACTCGTCACCGGGCCGGCTGCCGCGCAAGACAGAACGGCGAATCCTCGCGTTGCGGTTCGTCCGTCGGTGGGGGCCGCACCGGATCGCGTATCACCTGGGGCTGCACCGTTCCACGGTCGGCCGGGTGCTCGCACGGTATCGGATGCCGAAGCTGGCGAACATCGACCAGGCCACAGGGCTGCCCGTCCGCAAGCCCAAGCCGGTGCGTTACGAAGTCGCCAAACCGGGTCAGTTGGTGCATGTGGACATCAAGAAGCAAGGCCGGATCCCCGACGGCGGCGGCTGGCGCGTCCACGGCCGCGGGTCCGCCCAGGACCGCCACGCTGGCCTCGCCCGCGACAAAGCCGCCCGGGCCGGCGCGGCAGGTTCACGCGGCTACCGCTACCTGCACCACGCCGTGGACGACTACTCACGGGTCGCGTACTCGGAGATCCTCGACGACGAACGCAAAGAGACCGCCGCCGGGTTCTGGAACCGCGCGAACGCGTTCTTCACCGGCCTCGGGGTGACAGTGACCGCGGTGATGACCGACAACGGTGCCTGCTACCGCTCCCACGCCTTCGCCGACGCCCTCGGCGAGAACGTGAAGCACAAGTGGACCAAGCCCTACCGGCCCCAGACCAACGGCAAAGTCGAACGGTTCAACCGAACCCTCGCCGCCGAATGGGCCTACGCGAAGCCCTACACCAGCGAAGCCGAACGAACCGCCGCCTACGACACCTGGCTCCATGACTACAATCACCACAGACCCCACACCGGCATCGGCGGCCAAACACCCTCACAACGCGTTCACAACGTCACGGGGAAGTACAGCTAG
- a CDS encoding recombinase family protein, whose translation MIRGIVIDMGGFAPLDEQREAVGEAGEVVVLAPASDGAWVDAVTALIDAAAPGDAIAVAALHVLGPSARGILTALDRARALGVDVISAADEIDTREDAAPLTTAGLFLGAADRAAEARARRSIALAASRPEGISPPRALYVPERYLGAVGEHGTDAGAGAATP comes from the coding sequence ATGATCCGCGGCATCGTGATCGACATGGGGGGTTTCGCGCCGCTCGACGAACAGCGCGAGGCGGTCGGCGAGGCCGGCGAGGTCGTCGTGCTCGCGCCGGCGAGCGACGGGGCGTGGGTGGATGCCGTGACGGCGCTCATCGACGCCGCGGCGCCGGGCGATGCGATCGCCGTCGCGGCGCTGCACGTGCTCGGACCGAGTGCGCGAGGCATCCTCACCGCGCTCGACCGCGCCCGGGCGCTCGGGGTCGACGTCATCTCCGCGGCCGACGAGATCGACACCCGCGAGGACGCGGCGCCGCTTACGACCGCCGGCTTGTTCCTCGGCGCAGCCGACCGCGCCGCCGAAGCGCGCGCCCGCCGCTCGATCGCTCTCGCGGCATCCCGCCCCGAAGGTATCAGCCCGCCCCGCGCACTCTACGTGCCCGAGCGCTACCTCGGCGCCGTCGGCGAGCACGGCACGGACGCCGGCGCCGGGGCGGCGACGCCGTAG
- a CDS encoding HAD-IIA family hydrolase — MGRRDEVEAWLTDMDGVLVHENHALPGAAELLQQWEEAGTPYLVLTNNSIFTARDLSARLRASGLNVPEQRIWTSALATADFLKQQVPGGSAFVIGEAGILTALHEAGYIMTETKPDFVVVGETRNYSFEAITKAIRLIDRGARFIVTNPDATGPSPDGPLPATGAIAALITKATGREPYVVGKPNPMMFRSALNKIGAHSENTAMIGDRMDTDIVAGIEAGLHTLLVLTGISDESEIEKYPFRPDEVLSGVSELVEGD; from the coding sequence ATGGGACGACGCGACGAGGTCGAAGCCTGGCTGACCGACATGGACGGCGTGCTCGTGCACGAGAACCACGCCCTGCCGGGCGCCGCCGAGCTGCTGCAGCAGTGGGAGGAGGCGGGTACGCCCTACCTGGTGCTGACGAACAACTCGATCTTCACCGCCCGTGACCTCTCGGCCAGGCTGCGCGCATCCGGTCTGAACGTGCCCGAGCAGCGCATCTGGACGTCGGCGCTCGCGACCGCCGACTTCCTGAAGCAGCAGGTGCCCGGCGGCTCCGCGTTCGTCATCGGCGAAGCCGGCATCCTCACCGCCCTGCACGAGGCCGGCTACATCATGACCGAGACGAAGCCCGACTTCGTCGTGGTCGGCGAGACCCGCAACTACTCCTTCGAGGCCATCACGAAGGCGATCCGCCTCATCGACCGCGGCGCGCGCTTCATCGTCACGAACCCCGACGCGACCGGGCCGAGCCCCGACGGGCCGCTGCCGGCGACGGGCGCCATCGCCGCCCTCATCACGAAGGCCACCGGGCGCGAGCCCTACGTCGTCGGCAAGCCGAACCCGATGATGTTCCGTTCGGCGCTGAACAAGATCGGCGCGCACTCCGAGAACACCGCCATGATCGGCGACCGCATGGACACCGACATCGTCGCCGGCATCGAGGCCGGCCTGCACACCCTGCTCGTGCTCACCGGCATCAGCGACGAATCCGAGATCGAGAAATACCCGTTCCGCCCCGACGAGGTGCTCTCTGGGGTCTCCGAACTCGTCGAGGGCGACTGA
- a CDS encoding TrmH family RNA methyltransferase yields MQQGPADPAGEPASTPVSAGVGPWPGGPDAWPADPHYDPELLEHGDRRNVVDRYRYWRMDAIVADLDRTRHPFHVAIENWQHDMNIGSIVRSANAFAADTVHIIGRRRWNKRGAMVTDRYQHVAHHDDVAGFAAWARDAALPVIAVDNVPGAVPIEAFAWPERCVLLFGQEGPGLSPEAVDAASAVVEITQFGSTRSINASAAAAVAMHSWVLSHAELPGR; encoded by the coding sequence ATGCAGCAGGGCCCCGCGGATCCGGCCGGAGAACCGGCATCCACCCCGGTCTCGGCAGGCGTCGGCCCCTGGCCCGGAGGCCCGGACGCCTGGCCTGCCGACCCGCACTACGACCCGGAGCTGCTGGAGCACGGCGACCGCCGCAACGTCGTCGACCGCTACCGTTACTGGCGCATGGACGCGATCGTCGCCGACCTCGACCGCACCCGCCACCCCTTCCACGTCGCCATCGAGAACTGGCAGCACGACATGAACATCGGCTCGATCGTGCGCAGCGCCAACGCCTTCGCCGCCGACACCGTGCACATCATCGGCCGCCGCCGCTGGAACAAACGCGGCGCCATGGTCACCGACCGCTACCAGCACGTCGCGCACCACGACGACGTCGCCGGCTTCGCCGCCTGGGCGCGGGATGCCGCGCTGCCCGTCATCGCCGTCGACAACGTGCCCGGCGCCGTGCCCATCGAAGCCTTCGCATGGCCCGAACGCTGCGTGCTGCTGTTCGGGCAGGAGGGGCCGGGGCTCTCGCCCGAGGCGGTGGATGCCGCGAGCGCCGTCGTCGAGATCACCCAGTTCGGCTCGACCCGCTCGATCAACGCCTCGGCGGCCGCCGCCGTCGCGATGCACTCGTGGGTCCTCTCCCACGCGGAGCTGCCCGGCCGGTAA
- a CDS encoding nuclear transport factor 2 family protein — protein MTEITDDLPARLLQQEHEGWRAILGGRGGEHYRRTMTRDGLMIVEGAVLGREAILGAFDGVPPWDDYEIREPAVIRLGDREDAGILVYRAVARRGDDVARLRMSTTYVLDDGAWRIALHQQTPA, from the coding sequence ATGACCGAGATCACCGACGATCTGCCCGCGCGGCTGCTGCAGCAGGAGCATGAGGGGTGGCGCGCCATCCTCGGCGGGCGCGGCGGGGAGCATTACCGGCGCACCATGACCCGCGACGGACTCATGATCGTCGAGGGGGCGGTGCTGGGCCGCGAGGCGATCCTGGGCGCCTTCGACGGTGTGCCACCGTGGGATGACTACGAGATCCGCGAGCCCGCCGTCATCCGGCTCGGGGACCGGGAGGACGCCGGCATCCTCGTCTACCGGGCGGTCGCCCGCCGCGGCGACGACGTGGCGCGCCTCAGGATGTCGACGACGTACGTGCTCGACGACGGCGCCTGGCGGATCGCGCTGCACCAGCAGACGCCCGCCTGA
- a CDS encoding metal-dependent transcriptional regulator, producing the protein MPQTSPAIEDYLKTVYAHTEWQPDPVTPKVLAGKLGVAPSSVTEMVKKMAAAGLVSHVPYGAIRLTDAGRERALAVTRRHRLIETWLVREMGYAWDEVHDEAEILEHAISDRLLDALDSRLGRPERDPHGDAIPTADGRVPEVPAATLAELQIGATGRVIRISDRDPELLRRLEHESIGPDVVLSVTGADAAGTRTVALAGDRTLTLDAAAAAVIWLVPAD; encoded by the coding sequence ATGCCTCAGACGAGTCCTGCGATCGAGGACTACCTGAAGACCGTCTATGCGCACACCGAGTGGCAGCCGGATCCGGTGACGCCCAAGGTGCTCGCCGGCAAGCTCGGCGTCGCGCCGTCCTCGGTGACCGAGATGGTGAAGAAGATGGCCGCGGCGGGCCTCGTCTCGCATGTGCCGTACGGGGCGATCCGCCTGACCGATGCCGGCCGTGAGCGGGCGCTCGCCGTGACGCGCCGGCACCGCCTCATCGAGACGTGGCTCGTGCGCGAGATGGGCTACGCGTGGGACGAGGTGCACGATGAGGCCGAGATCCTCGAGCATGCCATCAGCGACCGCCTGCTCGACGCCCTCGACTCGCGGCTCGGCCGCCCCGAACGCGACCCGCACGGCGACGCGATCCCCACCGCCGACGGCCGTGTGCCCGAGGTGCCGGCGGCCACCCTCGCCGAGCTGCAGATCGGCGCGACCGGTCGCGTCATCCGCATCAGCGACCGCGACCCGGAGCTGCTCCGCCGCCTCGAGCACGAGTCGATCGGCCCCGACGTGGTGCTCTCGGTCACGGGTGCGGATGCCGCGGGCACCCGCACCGTCGCGCTCGCCGGCGACCGCACGCTCACCCTCGACGCCGCGGCGGCGGCCGTCATCTGGCTCGTCCCGGCCGACTGA
- a CDS encoding DUF7224 domain-containing protein translates to MPVPFRRRAVLWLVPPALVLLFVVNNASQTGTPLTGYWTWTVAHSVLLLIVPAAVAATGAALEGARLRTRAIENRTNLRNPLAVLWDAIWTNYTAALIVQAFAIGLVAADAWGGRSRMPWELLIAIAAMLLFHSSAGLLLGSLLRPMLGVPIALAFSYAWLGFTGTVPWFAPRHLAGLVLETCCFYDQQPDPRSVLAASVFAILASAGFVAGAARALHLIPGGWMPRIAAPALLTAAVVVGLAIAAGLTSTAATERTDAELRCTPGRTEVCLYPEQAAAGLGSDPTADIQQMVDHVMALGVTMPDRVVAGSVDGSVSTATAGELHLRYLPGMTVEQLAGSLASGFQGELALTCAAESVERTITRQEAADTARSWLALQFAMAIRDTGPGFEPQGPVATLVQASAAEQADWVGAALASMQACNAEPPTLP, encoded by the coding sequence ATGCCAGTCCCCTTCCGCCGACGCGCCGTGCTTTGGCTCGTGCCCCCCGCGCTGGTGCTGCTATTCGTCGTGAACAACGCCTCACAGACCGGTACCCCGTTGACCGGCTACTGGACGTGGACGGTAGCCCACTCGGTGCTCCTGCTCATTGTGCCCGCCGCGGTCGCCGCCACCGGCGCCGCGCTCGAAGGGGCACGTCTCCGCACGCGCGCCATCGAGAATCGCACCAACTTACGCAACCCCCTCGCAGTGCTGTGGGACGCGATATGGACGAATTACACGGCCGCCCTCATCGTGCAGGCTTTCGCGATCGGTCTCGTCGCCGCCGACGCCTGGGGTGGCCGAAGCCGTATGCCGTGGGAACTGCTCATCGCGATCGCGGCCATGCTGCTCTTCCACAGCTCGGCTGGTTTGCTGCTCGGGTCACTCTTGCGACCGATGCTCGGCGTGCCCATCGCCCTCGCTTTCAGCTATGCCTGGCTTGGTTTCACAGGAACCGTCCCGTGGTTCGCACCGCGTCACCTCGCCGGGCTCGTCCTCGAAACCTGCTGCTTCTACGACCAACAGCCCGATCCCCGATCGGTGCTCGCCGCGAGCGTGTTCGCGATCCTCGCCTCCGCCGGGTTCGTCGCGGGTGCTGCACGTGCTCTCCACCTCATCCCTGGAGGTTGGATGCCGCGAATCGCCGCCCCCGCGCTGCTCACCGCCGCTGTTGTCGTGGGCCTCGCCATCGCTGCCGGGCTGACGAGCACCGCCGCAACCGAGCGAACGGATGCAGAACTGCGCTGCACCCCTGGACGCACCGAAGTCTGCCTTTACCCGGAGCAAGCCGCCGCCGGCCTCGGGAGCGACCCGACCGCCGATATCCAACAGATGGTCGACCACGTTATGGCACTTGGCGTCACCATGCCTGATCGGGTCGTTGCCGGCTCCGTTGACGGCAGCGTGAGCACGGCGACTGCAGGCGAACTGCACCTGCGCTACCTGCCCGGCATGACTGTCGAACAACTCGCCGGCTCCCTGGCGAGCGGATTTCAGGGTGAACTGGCCCTGACTTGTGCAGCAGAGTCCGTCGAACGGACCATCACCCGGCAAGAGGCCGCAGACACGGCCAGGAGCTGGCTGGCGCTGCAATTCGCGATGGCCATCCGCGATACGGGCCCCGGTTTTGAGCCGCAGGGGCCGGTCGCGACTCTGGTACAGGCCTCTGCCGCAGAACAAGCCGACTGGGTCGGCGCTGCGTTGGCGTCTATGCAAGCCTGCAACGCCGAACCCCCGACGCTGCCGTGA
- a CDS encoding NUDIX hydrolase yields MSAASARAQLEGLIGDRTIFDRWPERTAGGERPAAVLVLFGVLDGHPADRDAQARAVSRDLDVLLLARAATLSTHAGQVAFPGGRLEPADRGPVDAALREANEETGLDPEGVEVLGMLPELPMPYSRHIVTPVLGWWASQSPVRAVDAAESAAVFRTPVAELLDPDNRYTSVLRRGGRTMRGPAWLVGPESRHVLWGFTAGILDAVFDRLGWAEDWDRTRELDLEG; encoded by the coding sequence GTGAGTGCTGCATCCGCCCGGGCCCAGCTCGAAGGGCTCATCGGCGACCGCACGATCTTCGACCGCTGGCCCGAGCGCACCGCCGGCGGCGAACGGCCCGCCGCCGTCCTCGTCCTCTTCGGCGTGCTCGACGGGCATCCGGCCGACCGCGACGCCCAGGCCCGCGCCGTCTCGCGCGACCTCGATGTGCTGCTGCTCGCCCGCGCTGCGACCCTCAGCACCCACGCCGGGCAGGTCGCATTCCCCGGCGGCCGCCTCGAACCGGCCGACCGTGGGCCCGTCGACGCCGCCCTCCGCGAGGCGAACGAGGAGACCGGGCTCGACCCCGAGGGCGTCGAGGTGCTCGGCATGCTTCCGGAACTGCCGATGCCGTACTCGCGGCACATCGTCACGCCGGTGCTCGGCTGGTGGGCGTCGCAGTCGCCCGTTCGCGCGGTGGATGCCGCGGAGTCGGCCGCCGTGTTCCGCACCCCCGTCGCCGAACTCCTCGACCCCGACAACCGCTATACCTCCGTGCTCCGCCGCGGCGGGCGCACCATGCGCGGGCCGGCCTGGCTCGTCGGGCCCGAGTCGCGGCACGTGTTGTGGGGCTTCACCGCCGGCATCCTGGATGCCGTCTTCGACCGGCTCGGCTGGGCCGAGGACTGGGACCGCACGCGCGAGCTCGACCTCGAAGGCTGA